The following are from one region of the Pirellulaceae bacterium genome:
- the glnD gene encoding [protein-PII] uridylyltransferase gives MSSSTSGFSAEVVQSRKRYKEGLLSLHALHDSGGSALEVSHGLADLWDDVVLGLFDEALNQAQLDHPENMLALVAHGGYGRRDVSPYSDADLMLLHAPEYEQAAGQVAKSLCQWIGDTGMLLGFSLRTAPQALKLAWSDATVFTTLVESRQLAGSQSLFESFFRAFREGTRKRSKRLIALIEKSRREERRKYGETVFLLEPNIKRSRGGLRDVQLVRWLGFAQYGEADLSKLESQGHLSQEDFQSLRDAHLFLLRLRHQMHFVAGKTQDQLDRALQMQMAQWAGYTGAEGILPVEQFMQEYFAHTSEIRYSSAHVLESAKYSSLFVQSLEHTMAIRVQRDYRVGIRHVWATPAGLDRLTRDTAAVLELMSISSRYGKPIEHETWRQIRIAMRNRPVGQIDPVTIRRFWELMSSTTGLAGQLRRLHELRVLEQVIPEMTHARCLLQFNQYHKYTVDAHSIRAVECVTELESNPSLLGVIYRGLKHKAILHLALLIHDLGKGYPEDHSEVGRRIALNVADRLQLSPQDQETLAFLVHQHLLLALTAFRYDLSDRAAAVRFAAVVGSSERLQLLLLLTYADLASVGPDVVNQWKIDLLLQLYYQTDAHFRDDKPGEGFRAEIASRRQAVLDAVTGDADQDWWQQQVEALPIGYLMRSSPKELVGELEQFKLLDQQPCLAWGKYIESQKAIEFTIATQQHGRLIGTFHRITGALTSQEMQILNADIHTQPGNIAWDRFLVEDPQSDGRPSDSRIEAVCQAIRRALDPDNPATPTFAKKWNKYSGQAAANLKTQPTLVRFDNSTSDHHTIITLFAYDRMGLLYDVSKVLFDMELVLHVAKISTHLDQVVDVFYVSDLEGKKVEESTALYLIRQRLLLAVK, from the coding sequence ATGAGCAGCTCCACATCGGGCTTTTCCGCCGAAGTTGTCCAGTCGCGAAAGCGCTACAAAGAAGGGCTGTTGTCTCTTCATGCGCTGCATGATAGCGGCGGTTCTGCGCTTGAGGTCAGTCACGGCCTGGCCGACTTGTGGGACGATGTGGTTTTGGGGCTGTTTGACGAAGCGCTGAATCAGGCACAACTTGACCACCCCGAAAACATGCTGGCACTGGTAGCGCACGGTGGTTATGGGCGCCGCGACGTGTCGCCTTATTCGGATGCGGATTTAATGTTACTGCACGCTCCGGAATATGAACAAGCTGCTGGACAAGTCGCCAAGAGTCTCTGCCAGTGGATTGGCGACACCGGGATGCTGTTAGGGTTTTCGCTCCGCACTGCGCCGCAGGCTCTCAAGCTGGCTTGGAGCGATGCGACCGTATTTACGACGCTGGTGGAGAGTCGCCAGTTGGCCGGTAGCCAGTCGCTATTTGAAAGTTTTTTTCGCGCCTTCCGCGAGGGGACTCGCAAGCGCAGCAAGCGGCTGATTGCCCTCATCGAAAAGTCGCGCCGCGAGGAACGTCGTAAATACGGCGAAACGGTGTTCTTGCTGGAGCCCAATATCAAGCGCTCCCGAGGAGGCCTGCGCGACGTGCAGTTGGTACGCTGGCTGGGTTTCGCACAGTATGGCGAAGCTGACTTGAGCAAACTCGAGTCTCAGGGGCATCTATCGCAAGAGGACTTTCAGTCGCTGCGGGATGCCCATCTGTTCTTGCTGAGACTGCGCCATCAAATGCACTTTGTGGCCGGTAAAACGCAAGATCAACTGGATCGGGCTCTACAAATGCAAATGGCGCAGTGGGCCGGCTATACTGGCGCCGAAGGCATTCTGCCGGTCGAGCAGTTCATGCAAGAGTATTTCGCACACACCAGCGAAATTCGATATAGTAGCGCGCATGTGCTGGAATCGGCCAAATATAGTTCCTTGTTCGTGCAGTCGCTGGAACACACAATGGCGATTCGCGTGCAGCGCGACTACCGTGTTGGTATCCGGCATGTATGGGCCACGCCTGCCGGACTGGATCGACTGACACGCGACACGGCGGCAGTGCTGGAACTAATGTCGATTTCCAGTCGCTATGGTAAACCCATCGAACATGAAACGTGGCGGCAAATTCGTATCGCCATGCGCAATCGACCTGTCGGACAGATCGATCCGGTGACTATCCGCCGTTTCTGGGAACTGATGTCCAGTACCACGGGGCTGGCCGGTCAGTTGCGAAGACTACATGAACTGCGTGTGCTCGAGCAGGTCATTCCTGAAATGACTCACGCCCGCTGCTTGCTGCAGTTCAATCAGTATCACAAGTATACCGTCGATGCGCATTCGATTCGGGCTGTTGAGTGCGTGACGGAACTGGAGTCTAATCCATCACTGCTGGGAGTCATCTATCGCGGCCTTAAGCACAAAGCGATTCTGCATCTCGCGCTGCTGATTCACGATCTGGGCAAAGGCTACCCGGAAGATCACAGCGAAGTTGGGCGCCGCATCGCGTTGAATGTGGCGGATCGGCTCCAGTTGAGTCCACAAGATCAAGAGACATTAGCATTTTTAGTTCACCAACACCTGTTGTTAGCGCTCACCGCGTTTCGCTATGACCTCAGTGATCGTGCGGCGGCCGTACGGTTTGCTGCAGTGGTAGGCTCCAGCGAACGTCTGCAACTGCTGTTACTGCTGACCTACGCCGATCTGGCCAGCGTCGGTCCGGATGTGGTAAATCAGTGGAAGATCGACTTGCTGCTGCAGCTCTACTATCAGACCGATGCTCACTTTCGCGATGATAAACCTGGAGAAGGCTTTCGCGCCGAGATTGCTTCTCGCCGCCAAGCTGTGCTGGATGCGGTAACCGGTGACGCCGATCAGGATTGGTGGCAACAGCAGGTAGAGGCATTACCCATCGGCTATTTGATGCGTTCCTCGCCTAAAGAGCTCGTGGGCGAATTGGAGCAGTTCAAACTGCTGGACCAACAACCGTGTTTGGCTTGGGGGAAATACATCGAATCGCAAAAGGCTATTGAATTCACGATTGCCACACAGCAGCACGGCCGGCTTATCGGCACGTTTCATCGCATTACTGGAGCGCTGACTAGCCAGGAAATGCAGATTCTAAACGCCGACATACATACGCAACCGGGCAATATTGCCTGGGACCGGTTCTTGGTTGAAGATCCACAGTCGGACGGTCGACCTTCCGATTCGCGCATCGAAGCCGTCTGTCAAGCAATTCGCAGAGCCTTAGATCCGGACAATCCTGCGACACCGACGTTTGCCAAAAAATGGAATAAGTATAGTGGACAGGCAGCGGCAAACCTGAAGACACAGCCGACACTGGTTCGCTTCGATAACAGTACGTCAGACCATCACACGATCATTACGCTGTTCGCCTACGACCGCATGGGGTTGCTGTACGACGTCTCTAAGGTACTGTTCGACATGGAACTGGTCTTGCATGTCGCCAAGATCAGTACGCACCTGGATCAAGTCGTCGACGTGTTCTACGTCAGCGATCTTGAAGGCAAAAAGGTTGAGGAAAGCACGGCACTTTATCTGATTCGCCAGCGTCTCTTGTTAGCCGTCAAGTAG
- a CDS encoding P-II family nitrogen regulator, with protein MKKVEAIVRHFKLEDVKNALTEQGVHGMTVTEVRGYGRQKGHTEIYRGTEYAVDFVPKVKIEIICNDTDYRAVVETILRVAPTGQIGDGKIFVSELSDVIRIRTGESGEEAI; from the coding sequence ATGAAGAAGGTAGAGGCGATCGTTCGCCATTTTAAGCTAGAGGACGTGAAGAATGCGCTGACTGAACAAGGCGTGCACGGGATGACTGTTACGGAAGTGCGCGGATATGGTCGCCAGAAGGGACATACCGAAATCTACCGTGGAACCGAATATGCCGTCGATTTCGTTCCCAAAGTCAAGATCGAGATCATCTGCAACGATACCGATTACCGAGCGGTGGTCGAAACAATCTTGCGAGTCGCTCCTACCGGCCAAATTGGTGATGGCAAAATCTTCGTGTCTGAGCTGTCCGACGTGATTCGCATTCGCACCGGTGAATCGGGCGAAGAAGCCATCTAG
- a CDS encoding cob(I)yrinic acid a,c-diamide adenosyltransferase produces MKIYTKTGDAGTTGLFAGPRVFKDDSRIVAYGSVDELNALLGVVQAMLPEPLRDQALVDKSWSESFHEMQSDLFAMGAELATPDPDGNSMRLLSPGRVLALEAIIDRAEHDLPPLANFIMPGGVPVAAYLHLARTVCRRAERELVGLIRQPDTADYSLALIYLNRLGDLLFVLARLANSRCGGSESIWRRPE; encoded by the coding sequence GGAGATGCCGGAACTACCGGCTTGTTTGCTGGCCCCAGAGTATTCAAGGACGATTCGCGCATAGTCGCCTACGGTAGCGTCGACGAACTAAACGCTCTACTGGGCGTGGTTCAAGCCATGTTGCCGGAACCGTTGCGCGACCAAGCATTGGTGGATAAGTCTTGGTCGGAGTCGTTTCATGAAATGCAATCCGATTTGTTCGCCATGGGGGCGGAGCTGGCCACGCCCGACCCCGATGGGAATTCAATGCGTTTGCTGAGCCCAGGGCGCGTCTTGGCATTGGAGGCGATAATCGACCGAGCAGAGCATGATCTACCGCCGCTGGCGAATTTTATCATGCCGGGCGGGGTTCCCGTGGCGGCTTATCTGCATTTAGCACGTACGGTGTGCCGCCGCGCCGAGCGCGAATTGGTAGGTTTAATCCGTCAGCCGGACACAGCCGATTACAGCTTGGCCTTGATCTATCTGAATCGACTTGGCGATTTGCTGTTTGTCTTGGCTCGACTGGCTAACAGCCGTTGCGGTGGTAGCGAGTCGATTTGGCGGCGTCCAGAGTAA